In Vibrio bathopelagicus, one DNA window encodes the following:
- a CDS encoding carbohydrate ABC transporter permease produces MSAFSQPMKNRLKVLLFTAPLLVPLFTFWLVPFGYSIYISFTDWDYISPDYSFIGLENYQYMVEDYEFIQAVLNTFWFSVGVVIPTIILGLVFALLLHKNFKGSQFYRAVIFSPWITPTVAVSIVWSWVFETKSGLANHLLESAGFSAIPWLENGNTALIAVIIVTVWQAIGWTMLFYISALNKIPESLYEASLIDGCSSLTRFLKITLPLISPTTFFLVVVNIITAMQAFDQFQILTQGGPGGETRTLLYLFYQQAFERYEMGPAAATSLVIFLITGLLALINTYIGKRWVYY; encoded by the coding sequence ATGAGTGCTTTCTCACAACCAATGAAAAACCGCTTAAAGGTACTGTTATTTACCGCACCGTTGTTGGTGCCACTGTTTACTTTTTGGCTCGTACCATTTGGTTATTCGATTTATATCAGCTTCACCGATTGGGATTACATCTCACCAGATTACTCGTTCATCGGTTTAGAAAATTACCAGTACATGGTTGAAGACTATGAGTTCATTCAAGCGGTACTCAACACGTTTTGGTTCTCGGTTGGTGTGGTGATTCCCACCATCATTCTTGGTCTTGTGTTTGCGCTGTTGCTACACAAAAACTTTAAGGGCAGCCAGTTTTATCGTGCGGTGATCTTCTCACCTTGGATTACACCAACCGTCGCTGTGTCGATTGTGTGGTCTTGGGTTTTTGAAACTAAATCGGGCTTGGCAAACCACTTACTAGAGTCGGCAGGGTTTAGCGCGATTCCATGGCTAGAGAACGGTAACACAGCCTTGATTGCCGTGATTATTGTGACGGTGTGGCAGGCGATTGGTTGGACGATGCTGTTCTACATCAGTGCACTCAACAAGATTCCAGAGTCACTGTATGAGGCCTCTTTGATTGATGGTTGCAGTAGCTTAACGCGCTTTTTGAAGATAACGCTGCCACTGATTTCTCCAACCACATTCTTCTTGGTGGTGGTTAACATTATCACAGCAATGCAGGCGTTCGATCAGTTCCAGATTCTAACGCAAGGCGGGCCGGGTGGTGAGACACGTACCTTGCTGTACCTGTTCTACCAACAAGCATTTGAGCGTTACGAAATGGGGCCTGCAGCTGCGACATCGTTAGTGATATTCCTGATTACTGGATTGCTGGCACTTATTAATACCTACATCGGCAAGCGCTGGGTGTACTACTAG
- the mpaA gene encoding murein tripeptide amidase MpaA, which yields MSLIPRTERAAFSIKPLQYGKSVLGAPLLYFPAQVESESRGLILAGTHGDETASIAGLSCALRSLPATNLRHDVILSMNPDGNQLGTRANANQVDLNRAFPTQNWTENGTVYRWSSHTPVRDVKVKTGQADQLEPEVQSLINLIEQRQPKFVISFHEPLAMVDDPTQSELATWLGKQFNLPLVEDVDYETPGSFGTWCQEKNLPCITVELPPVSSDLTIEQYLDAFVAVLRGREGG from the coding sequence GTGAGTTTAATTCCAAGAACGGAAAGAGCTGCATTTTCAATAAAGCCGCTACAATATGGAAAGTCAGTATTGGGCGCACCCTTGCTCTACTTCCCCGCGCAAGTAGAAAGCGAATCTCGCGGGCTGATTTTAGCGGGCACACACGGCGATGAAACCGCTTCTATCGCGGGTTTGTCTTGCGCACTAAGAAGCCTACCTGCCACCAACTTACGACACGATGTGATTCTGTCGATGAACCCAGATGGCAACCAACTAGGCACCCGTGCCAACGCTAATCAAGTCGATCTAAACCGCGCTTTCCCAACTCAAAACTGGACAGAAAACGGCACCGTCTATCGCTGGAGTTCTCACACCCCAGTCAGAGATGTAAAAGTAAAAACGGGACAAGCCGATCAGCTTGAACCGGAAGTGCAATCGCTCATCAACCTCATCGAACAACGCCAACCTAAATTCGTCATCTCGTTCCACGAACCACTCGCCATGGTCGACGACCCCACTCAATCGGAACTCGCCACTTGGCTAGGCAAGCAGTTCAACCTGCCGCTCGTCGAAGACGTCGATTACGAAACCCCAGGCTCATTCGGAACATGGTGCCAAGAAAAAAACCTGCCGTGCATTACCGTAGAACTGCCGCCCGTTTCTTCAGATTTGACTATCGAACAGTATTTGGATGCGTTTGTGGCAGTGTTGCGGGGGCGAGAGGGAGGTTAG
- a CDS encoding ABC transporter substrate-binding protein — MDFKKHSTALIISSLLTPFISVTAVADTLPAGTSLAKEQHLVRANDAEAATLDPAKAEGLPEMHILRDLFEGLVIQDRDGNITPGVAESWETEDNQRFVFHLRKDAKWSNGDPVTADDFVYAIRRAVDPKLASPNVWYLKLTQINNIADVAEGKKPVEELGISAVDKHTVKFELDSKVPYFVAMTGHTSMMPVHKATLESNDKPWSDPKQFVGNGAFVLDEWVVNERIELKKNSNYWNSSDTNLTEVTYIPFENQNASINRYAVGEVDITSDVPTHMAQQLKTKYQDAFTAVPLLCTYYYAFNTTRPPFDDARVRKAVSYSMMRDVITNGVTQVGNLPAYTFAHEYTAGFDATQPEYSEWTQKERDQKAKELLKEAGYDSANPLDFKLLYNTSESNKSIAVAIASMLKGNLGAQVELENQEWKSYLVSRRQGDFDVMRASWCGDYNEASTFLSLLRSESSGNFARYNNDKYDSAMDSALAATNEQDRQGFYDQAEQLLAEDMPIAPIYYYMQARLVRPSVGGFAKNNVEGRIYSKDLYIKE; from the coding sequence ATGGATTTTAAGAAACATTCAACGGCTTTAATCATTTCATCTTTATTGACCCCTTTTATATCAGTGACTGCCGTTGCTGACACATTGCCTGCCGGAACTTCTCTGGCGAAAGAGCAACACTTGGTGCGCGCTAATGATGCAGAAGCGGCGACACTCGATCCGGCTAAGGCAGAAGGCTTGCCTGAAATGCACATTCTACGCGACCTATTTGAAGGTTTAGTGATTCAAGATCGCGATGGCAACATCACTCCAGGTGTTGCGGAATCTTGGGAAACTGAAGACAACCAGAGGTTTGTATTCCACCTGCGTAAAGATGCTAAATGGTCGAATGGCGATCCGGTGACGGCCGATGATTTCGTGTACGCGATAAGACGTGCGGTCGACCCGAAACTCGCTTCGCCGAATGTTTGGTACCTCAAGCTCACCCAAATCAACAACATTGCTGACGTGGCAGAAGGCAAGAAGCCTGTTGAAGAGTTAGGCATTTCCGCTGTCGACAAGCACACCGTAAAGTTCGAACTCGATAGCAAAGTGCCTTATTTTGTGGCGATGACAGGCCACACCTCAATGATGCCAGTTCACAAGGCAACGCTAGAAAGTAACGACAAGCCGTGGAGCGATCCTAAGCAATTTGTCGGTAATGGTGCGTTTGTGCTGGATGAGTGGGTGGTTAACGAGCGCATTGAACTGAAGAAGAACTCTAACTATTGGAACAGTTCAGATACCAATCTAACCGAAGTGACTTACATTCCGTTCGAGAACCAGAATGCGTCGATCAACCGTTATGCGGTGGGCGAGGTCGATATCACATCTGATGTGCCGACACACATGGCGCAGCAACTTAAAACTAAATATCAAGATGCGTTTACCGCTGTGCCTTTACTGTGTACTTATTACTACGCGTTTAATACCACGCGTCCGCCATTTGATGACGCGCGAGTGCGTAAAGCGGTGTCTTATTCAATGATGCGTGATGTGATTACCAATGGTGTTACTCAGGTGGGTAACCTACCTGCTTATACTTTTGCCCATGAGTACACGGCAGGCTTTGATGCGACTCAGCCTGAATACAGTGAATGGACTCAAAAGGAACGCGACCAAAAGGCGAAAGAGTTGTTGAAAGAAGCGGGTTACGATTCGGCTAATCCATTGGATTTCAAATTGCTCTACAACACCAGTGAGTCGAACAAGTCGATTGCAGTGGCTATTGCGTCGATGCTGAAAGGTAATCTAGGCGCTCAAGTTGAGTTAGAAAATCAAGAGTGGAAATCTTACCTAGTATCACGTCGCCAAGGTGATTTTGATGTGATGCGAGCGTCTTGGTGTGGTGACTACAATGAAGCATCGACTTTCTTGAGCCTGCTACGCTCTGAGTCTTCGGGTAACTTTGCGCGTTACAACAATGACAAGTACGACTCAGCCATGGACAGTGCGTTAGCCGCAACTAATGAGCAAGATCGCCAAGGCTTCTATGACCAAGCGGAGCAGTTACTGGCTGAAGATATGCCTATCGCGCCAATCTATTACTACATGCAGGCTCGACTAGTGAGACCAAGTGTTGGTGGCTTTGCGAAGAACAACGTAGAAGGGCGCATCTATTCTAAGGATCTTTATATCAAAGAATAG
- a CDS encoding metallophosphoesterase produces MKKSTLTVLSGLMAATLVGCNSSSPSDDSGNLDSAVQVAFMPDIHFHDVYGDFQDGSFAGLPNPISGENATIRTMESQMNSTRLFNENYFAMIAALDDVVERGVKYVALPGDFSDDGQPVHMRGLVSIFDHYRDTYGLEFFAAPGNHDPVRPFTIPAGKSDFLGEGGKNQRIYSRGKEECVGYDDEWTTIPGQGDNLATICTEEVREWGYEEIMGILGTHGFYPQQDYLYFETPYSSDLARTDYSYELAKEEAAFDQRMYEICYEGTGGSYKESGYTSCSEVPDTSYLVEPVKGLWLLAIDANVYRPKENSSDSSVDGNTFDGSSSAGYNMMLTHKEHVIDWISDVVKAAKEQNKTLVSFSHFPMTDFYNGASEEIEDLFGEGSHQLAREPDDNTSRALAATGLNIHVGGHMHFNDTGKKSFNIDGVQHTLFNIQAPSLAGYIPAYKLLNIRPDNQIEVETVVIDQVARYNELFSHYEEEHAYLTASAGDDDEAKAKIWNKEILDSESYYELTDWHIRELTRLRFLPSDWPLEMRAMIMNMNGEEMMIMSQLETQFTVCQLADKLGYPVEGCTANGVVDEEQFQKDWQAAKEEAEVLASTEGLSLADFAEWSGELLATDFYRLRNADELAFRDIGETQLRQYELLSRELAEFDGTVDSELGDLGQYTVGEVFRSRFGSLFVILEKFATGQASDHFLIDIDQQTLTDLKGEVKRDILRGSTSAN; encoded by the coding sequence ATGAAAAAGAGTACATTGACTGTACTGTCGGGCTTGATGGCAGCCACACTGGTGGGTTGTAATTCAAGCTCTCCAAGTGATGACAGCGGTAATCTAGATAGCGCGGTGCAAGTCGCCTTCATGCCTGATATCCACTTCCATGACGTTTACGGTGATTTTCAAGATGGCTCGTTCGCTGGTTTGCCGAATCCAATCAGTGGTGAGAATGCAACGATAAGAACGATGGAGTCTCAAATGAACTCTACTCGTTTATTCAATGAAAACTACTTTGCGATGATAGCGGCACTGGATGATGTGGTTGAGCGTGGCGTGAAGTACGTAGCCTTACCCGGTGATTTTAGTGACGACGGCCAACCTGTTCATATGCGTGGCTTGGTTAGCATCTTTGACCACTACCGTGATACTTACGGTCTTGAGTTTTTTGCGGCGCCAGGAAACCACGATCCAGTTCGTCCATTTACTATCCCAGCGGGTAAGTCGGACTTTTTGGGAGAAGGAGGCAAGAATCAACGTATCTATAGCCGCGGTAAAGAAGAGTGTGTTGGCTACGACGATGAGTGGACAACCATTCCTGGTCAAGGCGACAACCTAGCGACCATCTGTACAGAAGAAGTCCGTGAATGGGGTTATGAAGAGATCATGGGTATTCTTGGAACTCACGGTTTCTACCCTCAACAAGATTACCTCTACTTTGAAACCCCTTACAGCAGCGATCTAGCTCGTACCGATTACAGTTATGAATTAGCCAAAGAAGAAGCGGCTTTTGATCAGCGAATGTACGAGATCTGTTATGAAGGCACTGGCGGCAGTTATAAAGAGAGTGGTTACACAAGTTGTTCTGAAGTGCCTGATACCAGTTACTTAGTCGAGCCAGTTAAAGGCTTGTGGTTGTTAGCTATTGACGCGAATGTTTATCGCCCTAAAGAAAACTCGTCTGATAGCTCTGTAGATGGCAATACGTTTGATGGCTCAAGTAGCGCTGGCTACAACATGATGCTGACTCACAAAGAACATGTGATCGATTGGATCTCTGATGTAGTAAAAGCAGCGAAAGAGCAGAATAAGACGCTTGTTTCCTTCTCGCACTTCCCAATGACAGATTTCTACAACGGTGCCTCTGAAGAGATTGAAGATCTGTTTGGTGAAGGAAGCCATCAACTGGCTCGCGAACCAGATGACAATACCAGTCGTGCACTTGCTGCAACAGGATTGAATATCCACGTTGGCGGTCACATGCACTTTAACGATACGGGCAAGAAGAGCTTCAATATCGATGGCGTACAGCACACACTCTTCAATATTCAAGCACCATCGCTAGCGGGTTACATTCCGGCCTATAAACTATTGAACATTCGCCCTGACAATCAAATCGAAGTAGAGACGGTAGTTATAGATCAAGTGGCACGTTACAACGAGTTGTTTAGTCACTATGAAGAAGAGCATGCGTACCTAACAGCAAGCGCGGGCGATGATGATGAAGCAAAAGCTAAGATTTGGAATAAAGAAATTCTAGATTCTGAAAGCTATTACGAACTCACTGATTGGCACATTCGTGAACTGACGCGTCTACGTTTTCTTCCGAGCGATTGGCCGCTAGAAATGCGCGCAATGATCATGAACATGAACGGTGAAGAGATGATGATCATGTCTCAACTAGAAACGCAATTCACGGTTTGTCAATTAGCAGACAAGCTGGGCTATCCAGTTGAAGGCTGTACTGCGAATGGTGTCGTTGATGAGGAACAGTTCCAGAAAGATTGGCAGGCAGCCAAAGAAGAAGCCGAGGTTTTGGCATCTACTGAGGGGTTAAGCTTAGCTGACTTTGCAGAGTGGAGCGGTGAGCTACTAGCGACAGATTTTTACCGACTACGTAATGCAGACGAGTTGGCGTTCCGTGATATTGGTGAAACACAGCTTCGTCAATACGAACTGTTAAGCCGCGAGCTAGCTGAGTTTGATGGCACTGTGGATTCTGAGCTAGGTGACCTTGGCCAATATACCGTTGGTGAAGTGTTCCGTTCTCGTTTTGGTAGCTTGTTTGTGATTCTTGAAAAGTTTGCGACTGGCCAAGCGAGTGATCACTTCTTGATTGATATCGACCAACAAACCTTGACCGACCTGAAAGGTGAAGTGAAGCGCGATATTCTAAGAGGCTCAACGTCAGCAAATTAA
- a CDS encoding S-(hydroxymethyl)glutathione dehydrogenase/class III alcohol dehydrogenase gives MTIEIKPGQTHIKSKAMVAWAAGEPLKMEEVDVQLPKAGEVLVRIVATGVCHTDAFTLSGDDPEGIFPSILGHEGGGIVEMIGEGVTSVEIGDHVIPLYTAECGECKFCKSGKTNLCQAVRETQGKGLMPDGTSRFSVNGETIFHYMGCSTFSEYTVLPEISLAKVSKEAPLEEVCLLGCGVTTGMGAVLNTAKVEKGDNVAVFGLGGIGLSAIIGARMAGADRIIGVDINESKFELAKQLGATDCINPMNYDKPIQDVIVEMTDGGVEYSFECIGNVNVMRQALECCHKGWGESVIIGVAGAGQEISTRPFQLVTGRVWRGSAFGGVKGRSELPEIVNRYMAGEFGLQEFITHTMGLQDVNEAFDLMHKGESIRTVLHMDK, from the coding sequence ATGACAATCGAAATTAAACCTGGTCAAACTCATATTAAATCAAAAGCAATGGTTGCATGGGCAGCTGGTGAACCGCTAAAAATGGAAGAAGTTGATGTACAACTTCCTAAAGCTGGTGAGGTTCTAGTTCGTATCGTTGCTACTGGCGTTTGTCACACTGATGCATTCACTCTTTCAGGTGACGATCCAGAAGGTATCTTCCCGTCAATTCTTGGTCACGAAGGTGGCGGTATCGTTGAGATGATCGGCGAAGGCGTAACAAGCGTTGAAATTGGCGACCACGTTATCCCACTTTACACAGCTGAATGTGGCGAATGTAAATTCTGTAAGTCTGGTAAAACTAACCTATGCCAAGCCGTTCGTGAAACGCAAGGTAAAGGCCTAATGCCAGACGGTACTAGCCGCTTCTCTGTAAATGGCGAAACTATTTTCCATTACATGGGTTGTTCTACTTTCTCTGAGTACACAGTACTTCCAGAAATCTCACTAGCGAAAGTAAGCAAAGAAGCACCACTTGAAGAAGTTTGTCTTCTAGGTTGTGGCGTTACAACAGGTATGGGCGCAGTACTGAACACAGCGAAAGTTGAAAAAGGCGACAACGTTGCTGTATTCGGCCTAGGCGGTATCGGTCTATCTGCAATCATTGGTGCTCGCATGGCTGGTGCTGACCGCATCATCGGTGTTGACATCAACGAGAGCAAATTCGAGCTAGCGAAACAACTAGGCGCGACTGACTGCATCAACCCAATGAACTACGACAAGCCAATCCAAGACGTTATCGTTGAGATGACAGACGGTGGCGTTGAATACTCTTTCGAGTGTATCGGTAACGTTAACGTTATGCGTCAAGCACTTGAGTGCTGTCACAAAGGTTGGGGCGAATCTGTAATCATCGGTGTTGCTGGTGCAGGTCAAGAGATCTCAACTCGTCCGTTCCAACTAGTAACAGGTCGTGTATGGCGTGGTTCTGCTTTCGGTGGTGTTAAAGGCCGCTCTGAGCTTCCAGAAATCGTAAACCGTTACATGGCTGGTGAGTTTGGTCTACAAGAGTTCATTACTCACACTATGGGTCTGCAAGATGTAAACGAAGCATTCGACCTAATGCACAAAGGTGAATCTATCCGTACTGTTCTACACATGGATAAGTAA
- a CDS encoding DMT family transporter, with product MLLSLPPPVMLSLAIVLEVVATSLLPKTQQFTSLPATTAVLVGYGFAFYLLSLTVQTMSLGVAYAIWCGAGIVLVAALSWLVYGQKLDIYAIIGIALILSGVVIINLFSSLVSH from the coding sequence ATGCTTTTATCTCTTCCCCCTCCAGTGATGCTGTCACTTGCCATTGTGCTTGAAGTTGTCGCAACTTCTTTATTACCGAAGACGCAGCAATTTACTTCCCTTCCTGCTACCACCGCTGTTTTAGTCGGCTACGGCTTTGCTTTCTATCTATTGTCTCTAACAGTTCAAACCATGTCTTTGGGTGTGGCGTATGCGATTTGGTGTGGGGCAGGGATAGTGCTAGTCGCAGCTTTGTCTTGGCTGGTCTACGGGCAAAAACTGGATATCTACGCGATCATTGGCATCGCTTTGATTCTGTCGGGTGTGGTGATCATCAACCTGTTTTCGAGTTTGGTGAGTCATTAG
- a CDS encoding carbohydrate ABC transporter permease: protein MTTQVLDANQVLNQSVAKAKVRAQTKATKSEIVSKKASVDRRSFIALAKHLFLATCGTIMVFPFLWMLSGSLKTNDEIFANPLDLIPEQFRWETFVETFHSAPFGLYIFNSFSVALFTTLLVIVNSAMFAYALTQLKFRSKTVLYFIVMGCYMLPGAVTYIPSYITLAKLGLLDSHMGLVASNAASVFGVFYLRQVFIKVHPSLIEAARIDGAGELKILWAIILPQCRAAVATLFLITFITNYNSYMWPSLVITTQDLNLIATGIRHYFIAEGNYGLNWSQIMAASTIAVLPLLILFVICQKTILSGIADNGVKE, encoded by the coding sequence ATGACCACGCAAGTATTGGATGCCAACCAAGTCTTAAATCAGAGTGTAGCTAAAGCCAAAGTTAGAGCCCAAACGAAAGCGACCAAATCAGAGATTGTGTCAAAGAAAGCCTCAGTGGATCGCCGTTCGTTTATCGCATTGGCTAAGCACCTGTTCTTGGCAACCTGCGGAACCATTATGGTGTTCCCGTTCTTATGGATGCTGTCAGGCTCGCTGAAAACCAATGATGAGATCTTTGCTAACCCGCTGGACTTGATTCCAGAGCAGTTTCGCTGGGAAACCTTCGTAGAAACCTTTCACAGCGCGCCGTTTGGTTTGTACATCTTCAACAGCTTTAGCGTGGCTTTGTTCACGACCTTATTGGTGATTGTGAATTCAGCGATGTTTGCATACGCGCTGACTCAGCTGAAGTTTCGCTCGAAGACAGTGCTCTATTTCATCGTGATGGGTTGTTACATGCTGCCGGGCGCAGTGACTTACATTCCGTCTTACATCACCTTGGCAAAACTGGGTTTGTTGGATTCACACATGGGCTTGGTGGCGTCGAACGCGGCGTCGGTGTTCGGTGTGTTCTATCTACGCCAAGTGTTTATCAAGGTGCATCCGTCGCTGATTGAAGCGGCACGAATTGATGGTGCAGGTGAGCTCAAGATCTTATGGGCAATCATCTTACCGCAATGCCGAGCAGCAGTCGCAACACTGTTCCTCATCACTTTTATTACCAATTACAACAGCTACATGTGGCCAAGTCTGGTGATTACGACTCAGGATTTAAATCTGATCGCTACTGGTATTCGTCACTACTTTATTGCCGAAGGTAACTATGGGTTGAACTGGTCGCAAATCATGGCGGCGAGCACCATTGCAGTATTGCCTTTGTTAATTCTATTCGTCATTTGTCAAAAGACGATTCTTTCAGGTATCGCCGATAACGGCGTAAAAGAGTAA
- a CDS encoding LysR substrate-binding domain-containing protein → MLPPLRALVAFEAVARLGSIGAAARELCVTQAAVSQQLKSLETFLDTTLFERSSKGVKLTSSAQHYQPIVAGSLAHLKLQTQILFGEKETDVLSLRVNHTFCHNWLLPRLPSFYQKYPFIRLYIQLVDWPSTTPCQNVDIELTNGKVESEDTHCERLFQEHWQLVCSPQFKTDHQELLSKPDFAALPTVQVKGYRENWLQWLSHNQFEMTLPKVLLEVSNSLHALEAVKHGIGMLLVRSLAVSELLKKNDLVLASDSSMPAESAHYLITKHSRSAKVNFFCDWLYHQMEDGELE, encoded by the coding sequence ATGTTACCCCCTCTGCGCGCCCTTGTTGCGTTCGAAGCTGTTGCTCGTCTCGGTTCCATTGGCGCCGCTGCGCGAGAGCTTTGCGTCACTCAAGCTGCGGTTAGTCAGCAGCTCAAAAGTTTAGAAACCTTCCTCGATACCACCCTGTTTGAACGCAGTTCTAAAGGCGTGAAGCTGACCTCTTCGGCTCAACATTATCAACCGATTGTGGCGGGCTCGCTCGCTCACCTGAAATTGCAGACTCAGATCTTGTTCGGAGAAAAAGAAACCGACGTGTTGAGCCTGCGCGTTAATCACACCTTTTGCCATAACTGGCTGTTACCTCGTCTGCCATCTTTCTATCAAAAATACCCTTTTATCAGGCTCTATATTCAGCTGGTGGACTGGCCATCAACCACACCTTGTCAGAATGTTGATATCGAACTGACCAACGGCAAGGTCGAAAGCGAAGACACCCATTGCGAGAGACTGTTTCAAGAACACTGGCAACTGGTGTGCAGCCCTCAATTCAAAACCGACCATCAAGAACTACTCAGCAAGCCCGACTTCGCTGCTTTGCCAACGGTTCAGGTGAAAGGCTACCGAGAGAACTGGTTGCAATGGCTCAGTCATAACCAATTCGAGATGACATTGCCCAAAGTGTTGCTCGAAGTGAGTAACTCTCTGCATGCCTTAGAAGCGGTCAAGCATGGCATTGGAATGTTGTTAGTGCGCTCCCTCGCTGTGTCTGAATTGCTAAAGAAAAACGACCTTGTATTAGCAAGTGATTCGTCAATGCCTGCCGAATCGGCCCACTACCTGATTACCAAACACAGTCGCAGTGCCAAGGTGAATTTCTTCTGCGATTGGCTCTATCACCAGATGGAAGACGGTGAACTGGAGTAA
- a CDS encoding extracellular solute-binding protein encodes MKLKTLALVCAGAASASMFSSSVLAATEVNFWYSGGTKPQQMMTKLIEEFNASQDEYVVKPALQGNYTETYQKLQAGLASKTAPELVLLDSGRAEAMHGRGLSRDLMPFMDEEFNFSDFIGAFKDQVTADDGTIIGLPAYGTTQVFYYNKQVLAENGFTEQDLNTWQGVAKVAEKVTQRDEKGKVTFYGWEPMWGQDNMIDAAFSNGAQIISDDGKTVLIDSPEWVEVWDSFRKWIHDDQIMRIHYGGQGWEYWYKTIDDVMKDNALGYTGSSGDQGDLDFTKLSATTQPGWGSNPSAPQAGALVYVMPKGTDEAAAKGAFEFVEFYTNAKNTAAWSMFTGYIPVRNSVSEVPEYQAFTKDNPQALIPLKQANTATKDFLDPTNGKIMDALKVAADQIQIQNVPADKALKQAAKKAQRALDRANRS; translated from the coding sequence ATGAAATTAAAAACTCTCGCACTAGTGTGTGCCGGCGCAGCAAGCGCGTCTATGTTCTCTAGCAGTGTTCTGGCCGCAACCGAAGTTAACTTTTGGTATTCCGGTGGTACTAAGCCACAGCAAATGATGACTAAACTCATCGAAGAGTTCAACGCGAGCCAAGATGAGTATGTGGTGAAGCCTGCATTGCAAGGTAACTACACGGAAACCTACCAGAAGCTGCAAGCCGGTTTAGCGTCGAAAACGGCACCTGAACTTGTGCTGTTAGATTCAGGTCGTGCGGAAGCGATGCACGGACGTGGTTTGAGCCGTGACCTAATGCCGTTCATGGATGAAGAGTTCAACTTCTCTGATTTCATTGGCGCGTTCAAAGATCAAGTGACAGCAGACGATGGCACCATCATTGGTCTGCCTGCTTACGGTACAACCCAAGTGTTTTACTACAACAAGCAGGTGTTAGCGGAGAACGGCTTTACCGAGCAAGACCTAAACACATGGCAAGGCGTGGCTAAGGTCGCAGAGAAAGTCACACAGCGTGACGAGAAAGGCAAGGTAACGTTTTATGGCTGGGAGCCGATGTGGGGTCAAGATAACATGATTGACGCGGCTTTCTCTAATGGCGCGCAGATCATCAGTGATGATGGCAAAACCGTACTTATCGATTCACCTGAGTGGGTTGAGGTGTGGGACAGCTTCCGTAAGTGGATCCACGATGATCAAATTATGCGTATTCACTACGGCGGTCAAGGTTGGGAATACTGGTACAAAACCATTGATGACGTAATGAAAGATAACGCGCTTGGTTACACCGGTTCATCGGGCGACCAAGGTGACTTGGACTTCACTAAGCTTTCAGCAACCACACAGCCAGGCTGGGGTTCAAACCCTTCTGCGCCACAAGCGGGTGCGCTGGTTTACGTGATGCCAAAAGGCACAGACGAAGCAGCAGCAAAAGGCGCGTTCGAGTTTGTTGAGTTCTACACCAACGCGAAAAACACGGCGGCATGGTCAATGTTTACGGGTTACATCCCAGTGCGTAATAGCGTTTCTGAAGTACCAGAATACCAAGCGTTCACTAAAGATAATCCGCAAGCTCTGATTCCGTTGAAGCAAGCGAACACGGCAACCAAAGACTTCTTAGATCCTACCAACGGTAAGATCATGGATGCTCTAAAAGTGGCAGCGGATCAGATTCAGATTCAAAACGTGCCTGCTGACAAAGCGCTAAAACAAGCGGCTAAGAAAGCGCAACGTGCACTAGACCGAGCGAATCGTTCTTAA